The Phyllopteryx taeniolatus isolate TA_2022b chromosome 17, UOR_Ptae_1.2, whole genome shotgun sequence genome window below encodes:
- the timm22 gene encoding mitochondrial import inner membrane translocase subunit Tim22, producing the protein MAAPTSAAEAFVSHSKSSPTAAPSMESPPIQYSMVLDHLIGDKRTVKDLNPGVMGGLPVPSKSEEQKMIERAMESCAFKTLLACVGGFVLGGAFGVFTAGIDTNVGFDPKDPLRTPTAREVLKDMGQRGMSYAKNFAIVGAMFSCTECIIESHRGKSDWKNAVYSGCITGGAIGFRAGLKAGVLGCGGFAAFSAAIEYYLR; encoded by the exons ATGGCGGCCCCCACGAGTGCTGCGGAAGCTTTCGTCTCCCATTCTAAAAGTTCTCCTACAGCTGCTCCGAGCATGGAGAGCCCGCCGATTCAGTACAGTATGGTTCTGGATCATCTTATTGGGGACAAGAGGACCGTGAAGGACTTGAACCCCGGCGTCATGGGGGGACTGCCGGTGCCATCAAAAAGCGAGGAGCAGAAGATGATAGAGAGGGCAATGGAGAGCTGCGCTTTCAAGACGCTTTTGGCCTGCGTTGGAG GGTTTGTCCTCGGAGGAGCGTTTGGCGTTTTTACCGCAGGCATCGACACCAATGTCGGTTTCGATCCCAAAGACCCGCTGAGGACCCCCACGGCGCGAGAAGTCCTCAAAGACATGGGCCAGAGGGGCATGTCCTACGCTAAGAACTTCGCCATCGTGGGTGCCATGTTCTCTTGTACAGAGTGCATCATAGAATCG CACAGAGGCAAATCCGACTGGAAGAATGCCGTGTACAGTGGCTGCATAACTGGAGGAGCGATTGGGTTTCGTG CTGGTCTGAAGGCCGGGGTCCTAGGATGCGGAGGCTTTGCGGCTTTTTCTGCAGCCATTGAGTATTATCTGCGGTGA